A region of Chloroflexota bacterium DNA encodes the following proteins:
- a CDS encoding glycerophosphodiester phosphodiesterase yields the protein MTPAGFPYRDRPLNFGHRGAPKAAPENTIASFQKACEMGADGVELDIMLCADGEPVVIHDFSVERTTDGHGRVRELTLAQLKALDAGSWFSPEFAGERIPTLREVVAWAGDDILLNIELKSTSIRGDGLEEKVISIVREYRLEQHVVLSSFNPFALRRVKQLAPDLHTGLLYADDLPIYLRRAWLRPMAHPDALHPHYAMVTNDYLLWARRKGYRVNVWTPDPVSDWQYLIRQKVDMIITNCPDALAIMIKG from the coding sequence ATGACCCCAGCAGGATTCCCTTACCGCGATCGTCCATTGAATTTCGGGCATCGTGGCGCACCTAAAGCTGCACCGGAAAATACTATTGCTTCCTTTCAGAAAGCTTGCGAGATGGGAGCAGACGGAGTTGAGCTGGATATCATGCTCTGCGCTGATGGTGAACCCGTAGTCATCCATGATTTCAGCGTGGAGCGAACGACGGATGGCCATGGTCGAGTGAGAGAGCTCACTCTGGCTCAACTGAAAGCCTTGGATGCTGGCTCCTGGTTTAGCCCTGAGTTTGCTGGCGAACGTATTCCTACACTGCGTGAAGTTGTCGCCTGGGCGGGTGACGATATACTGCTCAATATCGAACTGAAGAGCACGAGCATTCGTGGAGATGGCCTGGAGGAAAAGGTCATCAGCATAGTGCGTGAGTACAGGTTAGAGCAGCATGTGGTGCTCTCTTCGTTCAATCCCTTCGCACTGCGGCGGGTGAAACAGTTAGCCCCTGATTTGCATACAGGGCTGCTATATGCAGATGATCTGCCCATCTACCTGCGACGTGCCTGGCTGCGTCCCATGGCCCATCCCGATGCGCTGCACCCGCACTATGCAATGGTAACAAATGACTATCTACTTTGGGCTAGGCGCAAGGGGTACCGGGTCAATGTGTGGACGCCAGATCCAGTCTCGGATTGGCAATATCTGATAAGGCAGAAAGTGGATATGATCATTACGAACTGCCCGGACGCATTAGCTATAATGATCAAAGGATAG
- a CDS encoding M23 family metallopeptidase — MKSRTTARIPKTFALALLAAFLIAGCDVVTSLWQAPSPTFIPTPTLTATATNTLTPTPTVTATATPTPTATPTVVPLHVTVNLDPPQVKQGHTLVIKISANRGIITNAVLDERRLFFIPGTSGAWALVGIPVGSAVGTHPIQVSIADSMGTSVSVSLSVVVIGEDIGKEYIQIPSDRVNLLDAQLVQEEAQRLNQVFAIITPQQFWQGVFIWPHVGRVTSPFGIGRTYNDGSTSFHGGIDIAGEIGAPVVAANNGRVALAAPLNVHGNAVILDHGWGVYSGYYHLSEILVQEGQQVKQGELIGRLGNSGLSTGAHLHWEMRVGGILVNPLEWTERQIPE; from the coding sequence ATGAAATCCCGCACAACGGCGAGGATACCTAAAACTTTCGCTCTGGCCCTATTGGCAGCTTTCCTTATTGCAGGCTGCGATGTCGTGACTTCGCTTTGGCAAGCTCCTTCGCCTACCTTCATTCCCACCCCTACCCTCACCGCAACTGCTACCAATACACTCACCCCTACTCCCACTGTCACTGCTACAGCCACGCCAACCCCTACTGCCACACCAACGGTTGTGCCGCTGCATGTGACCGTGAATCTGGACCCACCTCAGGTCAAACAGGGGCACACGCTGGTGATCAAAATATCGGCCAACCGCGGCATCATCACCAATGCGGTTTTGGATGAGCGACGCTTGTTCTTCATCCCAGGAACAAGTGGAGCTTGGGCTCTGGTAGGCATACCAGTTGGAAGTGCGGTAGGTACTCATCCAATCCAAGTTTCTATTGCAGATAGCATGGGCACAAGCGTCTCCGTGTCCCTGAGTGTTGTGGTGATAGGGGAGGACATTGGCAAAGAGTATATCCAGATCCCATCTGACAGGGTTAACCTGCTAGATGCACAATTAGTGCAGGAGGAAGCTCAGCGCCTGAATCAAGTTTTTGCCATCATTACTCCTCAACAGTTCTGGCAAGGAGTGTTTATCTGGCCACACGTTGGCCGGGTCACATCCCCCTTTGGCATCGGCCGGACTTACAATGATGGAAGCACGAGCTTCCATGGCGGGATTGATATTGCAGGCGAAATAGGTGCCCCGGTTGTAGCTGCCAACAACGGCCGAGTGGCACTGGCTGCCCCATTGAATGTGCACGGCAATGCGGTCATATTAGATCACGGATGGGGCGTATATTCAGGCTACTATCACCTTTCGGAGATACTCGTCCAGGAAGGACAACAGGTGAAACAGGGCGAACTTATAGGACGTCTGGGCAATAGCGGGTTATCCACCGGTGCACATCTCCATTGGGAAATGCGTGTCGGTGGCATATTAGTCAATCCTCTCGAATGGACGGAGCGCCAGATCCCTGAATAG
- the lysS gene encoding lysine--tRNA ligase — translation MPDTSDQREQRLEKLTALRAAGIDPYPARFSCTHSVAQALQAFAASEGAAEPPTVCTAGRIMSIRVMGKATFAHIMDGSGRMQIYLRQNEVGEQAYEFFLKMFDLGDFIGVKGPVFRTRTGEITIQVKSFQMLAKALRPLPEKWHGLTDVELRYRQRYLDLLANERVRRTFITRTRMVSAIRRFLDERGFLEVETPILQPIYGGAAARPFVTHHNALDCDFYLRISDELYLKRLIIGGLERVYEIGRDFRNEGISTKHNPEFTQIEVYQAYADYHDMMRLTEELWHAVAREVMGTATITYQGHEVDLTPPWRRWPMREAILENTGIDIAIYTDLPSLRRQIKERNLELDAKPTWGKQVEELFKEYVEPKLIQPTFIMDYPLDISPLAKKKPDIPTLVERFEFFVGGLECGNAFSELNDPLEQRERFEMQGRQLEEGDAEAHPMDEDWIRAMEYGMPPTGGLGFGIDRMTMLFTDNPSIREVILFPALKPKSEE, via the coding sequence GTGCCTGATACAAGCGACCAACGAGAGCAGAGGCTGGAAAAGCTGACTGCTTTGCGCGCTGCAGGAATTGACCCCTATCCGGCGCGTTTCTCTTGTACCCATTCCGTAGCCCAAGCGTTGCAAGCTTTTGCCGCTAGTGAAGGAGCAGCCGAACCCCCAACAGTATGTACAGCAGGGCGCATCATGTCCATCCGAGTGATGGGCAAGGCCACTTTTGCTCATATCATGGATGGCAGCGGCCGTATGCAGATTTACCTGCGTCAGAATGAAGTGGGAGAGCAAGCTTACGAGTTCTTCCTGAAAATGTTTGACCTGGGTGATTTTATTGGCGTTAAAGGGCCAGTATTCCGCACCAGAACAGGTGAGATCACTATCCAAGTCAAATCTTTTCAAATGCTGGCCAAAGCGCTGCGTCCCCTTCCAGAAAAATGGCACGGCCTGACGGACGTTGAGCTGCGCTACCGACAACGCTACTTGGACCTGCTCGCCAATGAGCGTGTACGCCGCACTTTCATCACTCGCACACGCATGGTATCAGCCATACGGCGTTTTCTGGACGAACGTGGTTTCCTAGAGGTGGAAACGCCCATCCTGCAGCCTATCTACGGTGGTGCGGCAGCTCGCCCATTCGTGACGCACCACAATGCTTTGGACTGCGACTTTTATCTGCGCATCTCGGATGAGCTTTATCTCAAACGCCTTATCATTGGCGGGCTAGAACGAGTCTATGAGATCGGCCGTGACTTTCGCAATGAAGGCATCTCTACAAAGCACAATCCCGAGTTCACGCAGATCGAGGTTTATCAAGCTTATGCAGATTACCATGACATGATGCGCCTTACCGAAGAGCTATGGCACGCCGTAGCCCGCGAGGTAATGGGCACAGCAACCATCACCTACCAAGGGCATGAAGTGGACTTGACTCCGCCTTGGCGGAGATGGCCCATGAGAGAAGCCATCCTAGAAAATACAGGCATTGACATCGCCATCTACACGGATCTGCCGTCCTTGAGGCGTCAAATAAAGGAGCGCAACCTAGAACTCGACGCCAAACCAACCTGGGGGAAACAGGTAGAAGAACTGTTCAAAGAATACGTCGAACCAAAGCTCATTCAGCCTACATTTATTATGGACTATCCTCTAGACATCTCGCCCTTGGCCAAGAAAAAGCCAGATATACCCACGCTGGTAGAGCGCTTCGAGTTCTTCGTGGGCGGACTGGAATGCGGCAATGCTTTCAGCGAATTGAACGATCCCCTAGAACAACGAGAGCGTTTTGAAATGCAGGGACGGCAACTTGAAGAAGGCGACGCAGAGGCACATCCTATGGATGAGGATTGGATTCGAGCGATGGAATATGGCATGCCTCCTACAGGTGGTCTTGGTTTCGGCATTGACCGCATGACTATGCTTTTCACCGATAACCCCTCGATCCGCGAGGTCATCCTATTCCCCGCTTTGAAGCCGAAATCGGAAGAGTAG